GTTCGGGAACATGGTCTCTCATGGGTATTGAGACTCGGCAACCCATCATCAGCCTGGAATCGTTCAAACTGAACTTCACCAATGAAGGAGGAATAGACGGCACGACACGCTTCCTTAAAAATATTACCGGAATGTGGATACTGGAACAATGCCGGAAAGAATGGAAAAAAGAAGGACATACGTACGATTTCGACCAAATATCCCAAATGGCCGATTCCGCCGTACCTTTCTTGTCTCTCATAGACCCCGATGCTCCGGATTTCGCCAATCCGCACTCTATGGCTAAAGCTATTACTGATTATTGCGACCGGACCGACCAACCTATACCGCAAACACATGCACAGCTTGTCCGCTGCATACTAGATAGCCTTGCATTAAAATACCGCATGGTCATAGAACAGCTAAAATCAGTCGCCCCGTTCCCTATCGACCGGTTACATATTATCGGAGGAGGTGCACAAAACAAATTACTGAATCAGTTCACTGCCAATGCTACAGGTTTGCCTGTTATCGCAGGACCGGCCGAAGCCACCGCTATAGGAAACATCATGGTACAAGCAAAAGCCGTCGGACTGGTCAATTCATTACTCGAAATGAGAGAGCTTATCTCCCGGTCTGTTGATACCCATTCTTACGAACCGCAAGATTCGCAAATGTGGGAACAAGCATACGAAAAATTTAAAACAATTATCTGTCATTAACCTCAAAAACGAAACACAATGAACAAAGAATCTTTAGTAGAAAAAGCGTATCAAATCGCTATCGAAAGATATGCTGCAGTAGGAGTAGACGTTGAAAAAGCATTACAGGCGTTACAAAAAATTTCCTTGTCTTTACATTGCTGGCAAACCGACGATGTCACAGGATTTGAGGATCCCAATGCACAATTATCAGGAGGAATACAAACTACCGGAAATTACCCTGGCAAAGCCAGAAATATAGACGAAGTAAGAGCCGACCTGATCGAAGCCGCTTCGTTCATTCCCGGTAATCACCGTATCAACCTGCATGCTTCATACGGAGATTTCGGTAACAAAAAAGTCGATCGTAATGAAGTAGAACCGGCACATTTCGAAAGCTGGATGCAATGGGCTGCTGAAAACGGTTTTAAACTGGATTTCAACTCGACCTCTTTCTCTCACCCGAAAAGCGGCAGCCTTACTTTAGCCAACCCCGATAAAGATATACGCGGATTCTGGATCGAACACACCATTCGTTGCCGGGCTATCGCCGAAGAAATGGGCAAACGCCAGGGCTCACCTTGTATTATGAATTTATGGGTACATGACGGAAGTAAAGACATTACCGTAAACCGCCTCTATTATCGTCAGTTACTTAAAGAATCGCTCGACACGATTTTTGCCACCGAATATAAGAACATGAAAGATTGTATCGAAGCTAAACTGTTCGGCATCGGTGCCGAAAGCTATACCGTAGGTTCATACGACTTTTATTTGGGATACGGTGCAAAGAATAACAAGATAGTGACTCTGGATACCGGACATTTCCATCTGACAGAAAGCATTGCCGACAAAATATCGGCAGTCCTGTTATTCACTCCGGAAATCATGCTGCACGTAAGCCGTCCTATACGCTGGGATTCCGACCACGTCACCATCATGAATGACGATACCCTGGATCTGGCAAAAGAAATTATCCGTTGTGATGCACTCGACAGAGTAAATATCGGACTGGACTATTTCGACGCATCGATAAATCGGATCGGCGCATATGTCATAGGTTCAAGAGCCACACAAAAATGTTTTTTACAAGCACTTCTCGAACCCCTTTCTGCCTTACGCGAATATGAGAAAAACGGGCAATTCTTCGAAAGGCTCGCATTGCTCGAAGAGAGCAAAGGTCTTCCTTGGAATGCCGTATGGGATTATTTCTGCCTGAAAAACAATGTACCTGTAGGAGAAGAGTTTATTACAGAGATACAGAAATACGAAAAAGAAGTCACTTCAAAACGTTAAAAGAAAAATGTTATGAATACGTTCATAGGCTTACTCATTATAGCCATAGGCAGCTTCGGACAATCCAGTTCTTATGTTCCTATTAAACGGATAAAGGATTGGAGCTGGGAAAGCTTCTGGCTTGTACAAGGAATTTTCGCATGGTTAGTGTTCCCATTTCTGGGAGCACTACTTGCTATTCCTGACGACAGAGGATTATTAGAATTGTGGAGTTCGGGGGGTGCGCTGCCATCCGTCATTTACGGTGTTTTATGGGGTGTCGGCGGACTGACTTTCGGATTAAGCATGCGCTTTTTAGGCGTGGCTTTAGGACAGAGCATCGCTCTGGGAACCTGTGCCGCCTTCGGTACTCTCTTTCCGGCGATATTCGGAGGTACGGATTTATTCCACGGAACAGGACTTACCCTCTTGATAGGCGTATGCATCACTTTGGCCGGTATAGCAACTATAGGATATGCAGGAAGCCTGCGTTCTAAAAACATGACCGAAGAAGAGAAAAAAGCAGCCGTAAAAGACTTCGCTCTGACAAAAGGACTGCTAGTCGCACTTCTGGCCGGTGTTATGAGTGCCTGTTTCGCTTTAGGGCTGAATGCCGGAAGTCCTATAAAAGAAGCTGCTATCTCGGCGGGAGTCGAAAGTCTTTATGCCGGACTACCGGTTATTTTCCTGGTCACTTTAGGGGGATTCCTGACAAATGCAGTGTATTGCATCCAACAAAATATAAAGAACAAATCGGGACACGAATATTTTTCGGTCAGCGGTAGCAAATTAATAAACAACCTTTTATTTTGTGCATTAGCCGGAGTTCTCTGGTATTCTCAGTTCTTCGGACTGGAAATGGGAAAAAGTTTTCTCACCGACAGCCCCGTTTTGCTGGCATTCTCCTGGAGCATACTCATGTCCCTGAACGTAACGTTCTCGAACGTATGGGGAATTATCCTCAAAGAATGGAAAGGTGTGAATAACCGTACGATTCTGGTACTTGTACTCGGATTAATAGTACTCGTTTCATCTATCATCGTGGTAGCGACGGCACAAGCTTAACGGACAATTTATATAGAAACATGAATCAAATGAAATCAATATTGGAAAACAGACCGGCTCTGGCGAAGCAAGTAGACGAAATAGCCGAAGTTGCCGGATATCTGTGGCAAAAAGGCTGGGCAGAACGCAACGGAGGAAATATTACGGTGAACATCACCGGAATGATAGATGATGAAATAAGACAAATGCCTGCTATCAGCAAAAAAACGCCTATAGGAAAAACTTTACCAAATCTGAAAGGATGCTATTTTTACTGTAAAGGAACAAACAAACGTATGCGGGACTTGGCAAGACGGCCTATGGAAAACGGTTCCGTAATCCGCATTTGCGACGATTGCGCAAGTTATGAAATAATTGCAGATCAGGCTGTCAAGCCCACATCAGAATTACCTGCACATTTATCCATGCACGATTATCTCATAAGTAACGGTTCAGGTTATAAGGCAGCCATTCATACACATCCGATAGATTTGGTAGCCATGACCCATAATCCGGCCTTTCTGAAAAAAGACGTACTCTCACATTTACTCTGGAGCATGATACCCGAAACAAAGGCATTCTGTCCCAAAGGATTGGGAATTGTCCCGTATAAGTTACCCAGCTCTATCGAATTGGCAGATGCTACTTTGGAGCAGCTTAAAGAATATGACGTAGTCATGTGGGAAAAACATGGCGTATGTTCGGTAAGCGAAAATGTTATGGAAGCTTTCGATATGATAGATACTTTATCCAAATCGGCACAGATATACCTTACGGCCAAGTCCATGGGATTTGAACCCGACGGCATGACCGACGAACAAATGAAAGAGATGACCGTTGCTTTCAACTTACCGAAATGATTTTAACACCGCAATAAAACCGTAACTATATGAACAGAATTATTTTAAACGAAACATCTTATTTCGGAGCCGGAAGCCGGAGTGTTATTGCTCTCGAAGCTTGCCGCCGGGGATTTAAGAAAGCTTTTTTCGTGACAGATAAAGACCTCATAAAATTTGGTGTTGCTGATGAAATCACCAAAGTATTCAATGAGAACAATATATCGTACGAACTATATAACGATATCAAAGCGAACCCGACTATCACAAATGTACAAAATGGCGTAAAGGCTTTCAAAGCTTCCGGAGCAGACTTTATTGTCGCTCTCGGAGGAGGCTCTTCCATCGACACGGCAAAAGCGATAGGAATCATTGCTAATAACCCCGAATTCTCCGATGTAAAATCTTTGGAAGGAACTGCCGATACAAAACATAAAGCAGTACCGACATTCGCATTACCGACCACTGCCGGCACAGCCGCCGAAGTCACGATAAACTACGTGATTATAGATGAGGATGCCCGTAAAAAAATGGTATGTGTAGATCCCAACGATATACCTGCGGTAGCCATTGTCGATCCCGAATTAATGTATTCCATGCCCAAAGGACTTACCGCGGCGACAGGTATGGATGCTCTTACACATGCCATAGAAGGATATATAACGCCGGGAGCCTGGGCCATGAGCGACATGTTCGAATTGAAAGCCATAGAAATGATTGCACAAAATCTGAAAGCAGCCGTAGATAACGGAAAAGATAAGACAGCCCGCGAAGCTATGTCGCAAGCTCAATATATCGCAGGTATGGGATTCTCGAACGTAGGTTTGGGTATCGTACACTCCATGGCTCATCCCCTGGGGGCATTTTACGACACCCCGCACGGAGTGGCAAACGCTCTTCTGCTACCCTATGTAATGGAATACAACGCTGATTCTCCGGCCGCCTCAAAATACATCAACATCGCTAAAGCAATGGGTGTTAATACAGAAGGAATGACGGAAGCGGAAGGAGTAAAAGCCGCTGTAAATGCAGTGAAAAAACTTTCCTTAAGCATACATATCCCGCAAAAACTATCAGAAATAGGAGTGAAAGAAGAAGATATTCCGTCACTTGCGGTAGCCGCATTCAACGATGTGTGTACCGGAGGGAATCCTCGTCCCACATCGGTAGCCGACATAGAAACACTTTATCATAAAGCATTTTAAATACAGATATACCGAATCATGCGAAAAGGCTGAAATTGAAGAATTCTTCAATTCAGCCTTTTTATTATCTATAATATATTATCAGAACAAAATACTAGCCGATGCCCCGAGAGTGAATACATGATAATTTCTGTCCGAAACAAAGGTCACCGCAGCATCCGGCAATGCATTTTCTTTAAAATCGTACCGCATACGCGTCATATCGTAATCGCAGAAAATACGGGCGCCGAAATTCCGCTTAGCCACATATGTCACCGATAAGCCCGTAGCCAGACCTGCACTACCCCGGTGTCCCATAGTTATTTGAGTCCC
This portion of the Barnesiella propionica genome encodes:
- a CDS encoding L-rhamnose isomerase — its product is MNKESLVEKAYQIAIERYAAVGVDVEKALQALQKISLSLHCWQTDDVTGFEDPNAQLSGGIQTTGNYPGKARNIDEVRADLIEAASFIPGNHRINLHASYGDFGNKKVDRNEVEPAHFESWMQWAAENGFKLDFNSTSFSHPKSGSLTLANPDKDIRGFWIEHTIRCRAIAEEMGKRQGSPCIMNLWVHDGSKDITVNRLYYRQLLKESLDTIFATEYKNMKDCIEAKLFGIGAESYTVGSYDFYLGYGAKNNKIVTLDTGHFHLTESIADKISAVLLFTPEIMLHVSRPIRWDSDHVTIMNDDTLDLAKEIIRCDALDRVNIGLDYFDASINRIGAYVIGSRATQKCFLQALLEPLSALREYEKNGQFFERLALLEESKGLPWNAVWDYFCLKNNVPVGEEFITEIQKYEKEVTSKR
- the fucO gene encoding lactaldehyde reductase; this translates as MNRIILNETSYFGAGSRSVIALEACRRGFKKAFFVTDKDLIKFGVADEITKVFNENNISYELYNDIKANPTITNVQNGVKAFKASGADFIVALGGGSSIDTAKAIGIIANNPEFSDVKSLEGTADTKHKAVPTFALPTTAGTAAEVTINYVIIDEDARKKMVCVDPNDIPAVAIVDPELMYSMPKGLTAATGMDALTHAIEGYITPGAWAMSDMFELKAIEMIAQNLKAAVDNGKDKTAREAMSQAQYIAGMGFSNVGLGIVHSMAHPLGAFYDTPHGVANALLLPYVMEYNADSPAASKYINIAKAMGVNTEGMTEAEGVKAAVNAVKKLSLSIHIPQKLSEIGVKEEDIPSLAVAAFNDVCTGGNPRPTSVADIETLYHKAF
- the rhaD gene encoding rhamnulose-1-phosphate aldolase, encoding MKSILENRPALAKQVDEIAEVAGYLWQKGWAERNGGNITVNITGMIDDEIRQMPAISKKTPIGKTLPNLKGCYFYCKGTNKRMRDLARRPMENGSVIRICDDCASYEIIADQAVKPTSELPAHLSMHDYLISNGSGYKAAIHTHPIDLVAMTHNPAFLKKDVLSHLLWSMIPETKAFCPKGLGIVPYKLPSSIELADATLEQLKEYDVVMWEKHGVCSVSENVMEAFDMIDTLSKSAQIYLTAKSMGFEPDGMTDEQMKEMTVAFNLPK
- the rhaT gene encoding L-rhamnose/proton symporter RhaT — its product is MNTFIGLLIIAIGSFGQSSSYVPIKRIKDWSWESFWLVQGIFAWLVFPFLGALLAIPDDRGLLELWSSGGALPSVIYGVLWGVGGLTFGLSMRFLGVALGQSIALGTCAAFGTLFPAIFGGTDLFHGTGLTLLIGVCITLAGIATIGYAGSLRSKNMTEEEKKAAVKDFALTKGLLVALLAGVMSACFALGLNAGSPIKEAAISAGVESLYAGLPVIFLVTLGGFLTNAVYCIQQNIKNKSGHEYFSVSGSKLINNLLFCALAGVLWYSQFFGLEMGKSFLTDSPVLLAFSWSILMSLNVTFSNVWGIILKEWKGVNNRTILVLVLGLIVLVSSIIVVATAQA